In a genomic window of Kluyveromyces marxianus DMKU3-1042 DNA, complete genome, chromosome 7:
- the SPT21 gene encoding Spt21p, translating into MSDQEQVYMTLKVLYTLDNDPNSFLSRSNDVVPVSVEQIPNPNNVTSTLKIGAVEVDKVLQQVCQSSPELFPSCDGQEVVDKSLRSTDFNVYVKDICEEDEPFVSLGLLSKLRQEKHMDRTYMIGRVCTNFASMLQRSTSQMNSLNGTVSKDTLEVKIRFSKVMTRANSRRSSIGGNNANQSMIGMVATPVLSAGTPESSGVVNTKARRMPSMGNVRRPSITNTTMPSGNTSFNKKKRVTNPMPAPKAVRTQSLPIWNNPGIPKNSIAHKIYMADRNKEQNQSPNELRQEKKLTYQISSLQQDNSVSKFKVDDSISKRFDFMKKKSTVTKKSNGNSSSGNNNTTNAVATPASSTINATTKSNKKQKRMNTAGGTASHNETIYENMEVDQRTPEIFNKENIPPANNNANIEDLLLDLGSSNEDWFQGLFQSPAKETPNDTNTGHAVNVDVDRTSPIDTLSMPLVDLEPNSDGPIQVSTGEQLKKLSLLPHIKKRKLEEHDNVSADRPEVSVAMQNDDEDDDDDDVVVEDDDATSIMLQFSTSPSIVQDSSSTSKLSGHRDNAQKDPHNPKSSKNRTNQMDSDDDYESKKRSTAMPSSPTAMFQYQLDDPSTESEQDFSNARQKFDEDSTPATQYGFSDDKNGP; encoded by the coding sequence ATGAGTGACCAAGAACAGGTCTACATGACCTTAAAGGTTCTATACACGTTGGATAACGATCCAAACTCATTTTTGTCGAGATCCAACGATGTTGTTCCGGTTTCTGTTGAACAGATACCGAACCCTAACAATGTTACATCGACGTTGAAAATCGGTGCAGTCGAAGTGGACAAAGTGTTGCAACAGGTGTGCCAGTCTTCTCCGGAACTGTTCCCTTCTTGTGATGGGCAAGAGGTCGTGGACAAGAGTCTGCGGTCTACGGATTTCAACGTTTACGTGAAGGATATAtgtgaagaagatgagcCGTTTGTTTCGTTGGGGTTGTTGTCCAAGCTGCgacaagaaaaacacaTGGATCGCACTTACATGATTGGCCGTGTGTGTACGAATTTTGCATCAATGCTCCAAAGATCAACGTCTCAGATGAACTCTCTAAACGGGACTGTTAGCAAAGATACTCTAGAGGTCAAAATACGGTTCTCTAAGGTCATGACTAGGGCCAATTCGAGGCGTTCATCAATAGGCGGCAACAATGCAAACCAATCGATGATTGGAATGGTAGCCACGCCCGTGTTATCAGCTGGAACCCCAGAATCATCAGGTGTTGTCAACACTAAGGCTAGGAGAATGCCTTCTATGGGCAATGTCAGAAGGCCGTCTATTACGAACACCACCATGCCTTCTGGCAACACATcattcaacaagaaaaaaagggtaACTAACCCAATGCCCGCACCAAAGGCCGTCAGAACACAATCGTTACCAATATGGAATAACCCAGGTATCCCCAAGAATTCCATTGCtcacaaaatatatatggctgatagaaacaaagaacaaaatcaaTCTCCAAATGAACTAAGGCAGGAGAAAAAACTCACATACCAGATATCTTCATTACAGCAAGATAATTCTGTCTCCAAGTTCAAAGTGGACGATTCCATCTCTAAGAGGTTTGATTtcatgaagaagaagagcacCGTTACAAAAAAGAGTAATGGTAacagtagtagtggtaaTAACAATACTACTAATGCCGTTGCAACACCAGCTTCTTCCACCATCAATGCTACTACCAAGTCTAACAAAAAACAGAAACGGATGAATACTGCTGGTGGTACAGCTTCTCACAATGAAACCATATATGAAAACATGGAAGTAGATCAAAGAACGCCGGAAatattcaacaaagaaaacattcCGCCAGCAAATAATAACGCCAACATCGAGGATCTACTGTTGGATCTGGGTTCTTCAAACGAGGACTGGTTCCAAGGGTTATTCCAATCTCCTGCAAAGGAAACTCCAAACGACACAAACACTGGTCATGCAGTCAATGTCGATGTGGATAGAACATCGCCCATTGACACGCTTTCAATGCCGCTCGTAGACTTAGAACCAAATTCGGATGGTCCTATTCAAGTCAGTACCGGAGAGCAGCTGAAAAAGCTTTCGCTTCTACCACATATCAAAAAGCGCAAATTAGAAGAGCATGACAATGTGTCCGCTGATCGGCCAGAAGTGTCTGTAGCCATgcaaaatgatgatgaggatgatgatgatgatgatgtcgTGGtcgaagatgatgacgcAACTTCAATTATGCTACAATTCAGCACCTCTCCCTCAATCGTGCAAGACTCATCGTCAACTTCAAAACTCTCAGGCCATCGGGACAATGCCCAAAAGGATCCTCATAATCCAAAAAGCTCCAAAAACAGGACAAATCAAATGGATTCGGATGACGACTACGAATCGAAAAAGAGATCTACAGCCAtgccttcttctccaacAGCCATGTTCCAATATCAATTGGACGACCCAAGCACTGAGAGCGAGCAGGATTTCTCCAACGCGAGACAAAAGTTCGACGAAGACTCCACCCCAGCTACTCAATACGGATTTAGCGACGACAAGAACGGTCCATAA
- the NEW1 gene encoding New1p → MPPKKFKSLDDFLQEQAPPQDATPSPYGGFFKTQAAPGAPAQQRSYKNYKQGYTQNYNQNYNQNYNQNYNQGYNQGYNQGYNQGGYNQNYNQGYPQYYQGYAAQQQSPIVTSPQTSNTPTPSHSTTSLTSLSTNLANMQLSPISNYLAALSEQTSLVDVKKQIKNIVDVFNEEGNSAKCLEEWKVAETVTKFMKPKNSNLVREAGMMLISSLVQNFTGKTPQEIFFLPMLAIALDALIDKETNVKRAAHRAIDSIFSAFPVEAQTTVILPELLKYLSGSAKWQCKVEALKLVDRIREESPNDLLELSFRSTIPTLTDMATDFKPELAKQGYKTLLDYVKILDNLDLQPRYDLIVDTLQDPQRVPDCVKSLSSVTFVAEVTEPALSLLCPILTRSLNLSSSSQEQLRQTVIVIENLTRLVNNRIEIEAFIPQLMPGVQRVLDTASLPEVRELAEKALAVIKEDSNDDGKFPGRINAQQAREHLDDILSKLSNNELLKDETVKAYLANILLADSNVNDWKRLSEFFTMVLGEESAEFIEHDIVDRMRGVFHQERKQYDGEEGVEIVNADFSLAYGSRMLLNKTNLRLLKGHRYGLCGRNGAGKSTLMRSIANGQLEGFPDKDTLRTCFVEHKLQGEEGDLDLVSFIALDPMLQDVSKEDIASALESVGFDDYRRSQTVGSLSGGWKMKLELARAMLQKADVLLLDEPTNHLDVANVKWLQDYLLEHTDITSLIVSHDSGFLDTVCTDIIHYENKKLAYYKGNLAAFVEQKPEAKAYYTLTNTNAQMHFPPPGILSGVKSNTRAVAKMTDVTFSYPGATKPSLSHVSCSLSLSSRVAILGPNGAGKSTLIKLLNGELIPDSGKVEKHPNLRIGYIAQHALQHVNEHKEKTANQYLQWRYQFGDDREVLLKESRKISSEEEKKMFEKEIDIGDGRGMRQVEALVGRQKLKKSFQYEVKWKYWLPKYNSWVSKEKLLEEGFDKLVQKFDDHEASREGLGYRELTPSVITKHFEDVGLDAEIANHTPMGSLSGGQLVKVVIAGAMWNNPHLLVLDEPTNYLDRDSLGALAMAIREWTGGVVMISHNNEFVGALCPEQWIVENGTMVQKGIAEIDQTRFEDGGNANAVGVSAPKRVDDDDSPANIKVRQRKKRLTRNEKKAQAERRRLRYIEWLSSPKGTPKPVDTDDEGDDEE, encoded by the coding sequence atgcctccaaagaagttcaagtcTTTAGACGATTTCTTGCAGGAACAAGCTCCTCCTCAGGACGCGACTCCTTCACCTTACGGTGGATTCTTCAAGACACAGGCTGCGCCAGGTGCGCCTGCTCAACAGAGATCGTACAAGAACTACAAGCAAGGGTACACCCAGAATTACAATCAGAATTACAATCAGAATTACAATCAGAATTACAACCAAGGCTACAACCAGGGTTACAACCAGGGTTACAACCAAGGGGGATATAATCAAAACTACAACCAAGGCTACCCACAGTACTACCAGGGTTATGCTGCTCAGCAACAATCCCCAATTGTGACGTCTCCGCAGACGTCTAATACCCCAACTCCATCGCACTCAACAACTTCGTTGACTTCTTTGTCGACAAACTTGGCCAATATGCAATTGTCTCCAATCTCCAACTACTTGGCAGCATTGAGTGAACAAACGAGTTTGGTTGATGTGAAGAAGCAAATCAAGAACATCGTGGATGTGTTTAACGAAGAAGGAAACTCCGCTAAGTGTCTGGAAGAATGGAAGGTTGCTGAAACTGTCACAAAGTTCATGAAACCAAAGAACTCGAATTTGGTCCGTGAAGCCGGTATGATGTTGATTTCAAGTTTGGTTCAAAACTTTACCGGTAAGACACCTCAAGagattttcttcttaccAATGTTAGCAATTGCCCTAGACGCGCTTATCGACAAGGAAACCAATGTGAAGAGAGCTGCTCACCGTGCTATTGACAGCATTTTCTCTGCTTTCCCGGTAGAGGCACAGACCACTGTCATTCTACCagaattgttgaagtaTTTGAGTGGAAGTGCCAAGTGGCAATGCAAGGTTGAAGCCTTAAAATTGGTTGATAGAATTAGAGAAGAATCTCCAAACGATTTGTTGGAACTAAGCTTCAGATCAACAATCCCAACTCTTACGGATATGGCTACCGATTTCAAGCCAGAATTGGCCAAACAGGGTTACAAGACTTTGTTGGACTATGTTAAGATCTTGGATAACTTGGATTTACAGCCCCGTTACGATCTTATCGTTGACACTTTGCAAGACCCTCAAAGAGTACCAGACTGTGTCAAGTCATTGTCTTCCGTGACTTTTGTCGCTGAAGTTACAGAACCTGCATTATCTTTACTATGTCCAATCTTGACCAGATCTTTAAACCTATCCTCTTCCTCTCAAGAACAATTGAGACAAACTGTTATCGTCATTGAGAACTTGACCCGTTTGGTTAACAACCGTATCGAAATTGAAGCTTTCATCCCACAATTGATGCCTGGTGTTCAAAGAGTGTTGGATACTGCTTCATTACCAGAAGTCAGAGAGTTGGCTGAAAAAGCCTTAGCGGTGATAAAAGAAGACTCTAATGACGACGGCAAGTTCCCAGGGAGAATCAACGCACAACAAGCAAGAGAGCATTTAGACGACATCTTGTCGAAATTATCCAACAATGAATTATTGAAGGACGAAACTGTAAAAGCATATTTGGCCAATATTTTGCTTGCTGACTCAAATGTGAACGATTGGAAACGTCTCAGTGAATTTTTCACAATGGTTCTTGGTGAAGAATCTGCAGAATTCATTGAACATGATATCGTTGACAGAATGAGAGGTGTTTTCCACCAAGAACGTAAGCAATACGATGGTGAGGAAGGTGTCGAAATTGTCAATGCCGACTTCTCTTTGGCTTATGGTTCCAGAATGTTACTAAACAAAACGAATCTCCGTTTGTTGAAGGGTCATCGTTATGGTCTATGTGGTAGAAATGGTGCCGGTAAGTCTACTTTGATGCGTTCCATTGCCAATGGCCAATTGGAAGGTTTCCCTGATAAAGATACACTAAGAACCTGTTTCGTTGAACATAAATTGCAaggtgaagaaggtgatTTAGATCTCGTATCGTTTATTGCATTGGATCCTATGTTACAGGATGTCTCTAAGGAAGATATCGCAAGTGCTTTAGAATCTGTCGGATTTGATGATTATAGAAGATCCCAAACTGTTGGCTCCTTATCTGGTGGTTGGAAGATGAAGTTGGAATTAGCAAGAGCCATGCTTCAGAAAGCTGACGTTTTGTTGTTAGACGAACCTACTAACCATTTGGACGTTGCTAACGTTAAATGGTTACAGGACTACCTTTTGGAACACACTGATATCACTTCTTTGATTGTTTCGCATGACTCTGGGTTTTTGGACACCGTTTGTACTGATATCATTCATtatgaaaacaagaagttggCTTACTACAAAGGTAACCTTGCAGCTTTTGTGGAACAAAAGCCTGAAGCTAAGGCTTATTACACTTTAACCAACACCAATGCGCAAATGCATTTCCCTCCACCAGGTATTTTATCTGGTGTTAAATCTAACACTCGTGCTGTCGCTAAAATGACTGATGTTACCTTCTCCTACCCTGGAGCTACGAAGCCATCTTTATCTCatgtttcttgttctctaTCCTTGAGTTCGCGTGTTGCCATTCTTGGTCCTAATGGTGCTGGTAAGTCCACTTTGATCAAGTTGTTGAACGGTGAATTAATTCCAGATTCCGGTAAGGTCGAAAAACATCCTAACTTAAGAATTGGTTACATTGCCCAACACGCTTTGCAACATGTCAACGAACACAAAGAAAAGACTGCTAATCAATATCTACAATGGCGTTATCAATTTGGTGATGATCGTGAAGTTCTTTTGAAGGAATCAAGAAAGATCAGcagtgaagaagaaaagaaaatgttcGAAAAGGAAATTGATATCGGTGATGGTAGAGGTATGAGACAAGTCGAAGCCCTTGTTGGTAGAcaaaagttgaagaagtccTTCCAATATGAAGTTAAATGGAAATATTGGTTACCAAAGTACAATTCTTGGGTTTCTAAGGAGAAGTTATTGGAGGAAGGGTTTGACAAGTTGGTTCAAAAGTTCGATGATCACGAAGCCTCTAGAGAAGGTTTGGGTTACCGTGAGCTTACTCCAAGTGTTATCACAAAGCATTTCGAAGATGTTGGTTTGGATGCCGAAATTGCTAACCATACCCCTATGGGCTCGCTATCTGGTGGTCAATTAGTTAAAGTTGTTATTGCAGGTGCCATGTGGAATAATCCTCatttgttggttttggatGAACCTACAAATTATTTAGATAGAGATTCTTTGGGTGCATTGGCCATGGCGATCCGTGAATGGACTGGTGGTGTCGTTATGATTTCGCATAACAACGAATTTGTTGGTGCATTGTGCCCTGAACAATGGATCGTCGAAAATGGTACCATGGTTCAAAAAGGTATTGCTGAGATTGATCAAACTAGGTTTGAAGATGGTGGTAATGCGAATGCTGTCGGCGTTTCTGCTCCTAAGAGAGTCGATGATGACGACTCTCCAGCTAATATCAAGGTcagacaaagaaagaagagactcaccagaaatgaaaagaaagcgCAAGCTGAACGTAGAAGATTACGTTACATCGAATGGTTATCCTCTCCAAAGGGTACTCCTAAACCTGTGGATACTGATGATGAAGGCGACGATGAAGAGTAA
- the CHP1 gene encoding ribosome-associated Tef1p biogenesis chaperone CHP1: MSTFKAEEAENLEDIEKQFAVVAVEQAETYWNLITKVPGSKLRLTKYDDEIYEAFQEHFPEFKDIEKLKKFNEDELKTKEAKDRWRRFITLFEKKIDDFNFGTLLRTDCTQEYGQFNTCFAVRIQFYAFEIARNKHGLNDWAVGH; this comes from the coding sequence ATGTCTACCTTCAaagcagaagaagctgaaaaTTTGGAAGATATTGAGAAGCAATTTGCCGTGGTTGCCGTGGAACAAGCGGAAACATACTGGAACTTGATCACCAAGGTCCCTGGTTCTAAGCTACGTCTAACTAagtatgatgatgaaatctACGAAGCTTTCCAAGAACACTTTCCAGAGTTCAAGGATATcgaaaagttgaagaagttcaatGAAGACGAATTGAAGACAAAGGAAGCTAAAGACAGATGGAGAAGGTTCATAACcctctttgaaaagaagatcgaCGATTTCAACTTTGGTACTTTGTTGAGAACCGACTGTACTCAAGAATATGGTCAGTTCAACACATGTTTCGCTGTTAGAATCCAGTTTTATGCCTTCGAGATTGCTAGAAATAAGCACGGTCTAAATGATTGGGCTGTCGGACACTAA
- a CDS encoding uncharacterized protein (Uncharacterized protein YPL229W), with the protein MSNGTPPWQYTSTGSPQTPSAVHAGLFGNSGSLSSNSSASSASTGNTSAFNMSGFEGSGKANMNMNMHMNANLNGGGMQGLPPTMLNANMPINVGTGSLMYTLPHESLISKNMSKSFEDDLFFCPRSLLSKEELSQCSQIDLLYCQQQQQQQQIQQIQQNHAVSQQPVQQQRPRFNPYVSQSFNPGAA; encoded by the coding sequence ATGTCTAACGGAACACCCCCATGGCAGTATACGAGTACTGGGTCGCCCCAAACCCCTAGTGCAGTGCATGCAGGTTTATTTGGGAATAGTGGAAGTTTAAGTTCGAATAGCAGTGCTAGCAGTGCTAGCACTGGGAACACATCAGCTTTCAATATGAGCGGTTTCGAGGGAAGTGGGAAGGCGAAtatgaatatgaatatgCATATGAATGCGAATTTGAACGGTGGTGGGATGCAAGGGCTGCCTCCAACAATGCTGAATGCGAATATGCCGATAAATGTAGGGACTGGTTCTCTCATGTACACTCTGCCACACGAATCGCTCATAAGCAAGAACATGAGCAAATCGTTCGAGGACGatctatttttttgtccCAGGTCGCTACTCTCGAAGGAAGAGCTTTCGCAGTGCAGCCAGATAGATCTTCTGTACTgtcaacagcagcaacaacagcaacagatCCAGCAGATCCAACAAAACCACGCGGTATCGCAACAGCCTGTTCAGCAACAGAGGCCTAGGTTCAACCCATACGTGTCCCAGAGCTTCAACCCTGGCGCAGCCTAA
- the ALG5 gene encoding dolichyl-phosphate beta-glucosyltransferase, which produces MAVFGDLKVLIGTVVCALLVGLYLVVLLLSNNPREAFSEELVYRTVKDGSIVKGDLPHVGDESSDGIELSVIIPSYNETKRIKVMLEEAIEYLEKNMSNKWEILIVDDGSRDGTSEYCLELAKDHFKLTDGQFRVVTLEKNRGKGGAVRHGMLHARGQFTLFADADGASKFSDVSKLLEKTSKDEPMVSIGSRAHMVNTDAVVKRTIIRNFLMYSLHALVFTFGIRSIKDTQCGFKLFNRKAAKTIFPKLHTEGWIFDVEILIIALRKNIPINEVPISWHEVDGSKMDLARDSINMAKDLVVVRLAYLLGIYSDK; this is translated from the coding sequence ATGGCAGTATTCGGGGACTTGAAAGTTCTGATCGGAACTGTTGTGTGCGCATTATTGGTGGGTCTTTACCTGGTTGTTTTGCTTCTATCGAATAATCCACGAGAAGCATTCAGTGAAGAATTGGTGTATAGGACTGTGAAAGATGGTTCTATAGTGAAGGGAGACTTGCCTCATGTTGGAGATGAATCCAGTGATGGTATTGAGCTTTCTGTAATTATTCCAAGTTACAATGAGACcaaaagaatcaaagttATGTTGGAAGAGGCCATTGAGTATTTGGAGAAAAACATGAGCAATAAGTGGGAAATATTGATAGTTGATGATGGTTCTCGTGATGGTACATCTGAGTATTGTTTGGAGTTGGCTAAGGACCACTTCAAGCTTACTGATGGACAATTTAGAGTTGTTACTTTAGAGAAAAATCGTGGGAAGGGTGGTGCAGTAAGACACGGCATGTTGCACGCTAGAGGGCAATTCACATTGTTTGCCGATGCAGATGGAGCTTCAAAGTTCTCTGATGTTTCGAAACTCTTGGAAAAAACGTCTAAGGATGAGCCAATGGTTTCAATTGGGTCTCGTGCTCATATGGTGAACACTGATGCCGTGGTGAAGAGAACCATAATTAGGAACTTCCTCATGTACTCTTTGCATGCTCTTGTCTTTACTTTCGGTATTAGATCAATCAAGGACACGCAGTGCGGGTTTAAACTATTCAACAGAAAGGCTGCAAAGACAATATTCCCAAAACTACATACTGAAGGTTGGATCTTTGACGTTGAGATTTTGATCATTGCTCTTCGCAAGAATATTCCAATCAATGAAGTACCTATCTCATGGCATGAAGTTGACGGCTCCAAGATGGATCTAGCCCGAGATAGTATTAACATGGCTAAGGATCTAGTAGTCGTAAGGTTGGCATATCTTCTAGGCATATATAGTGATAAATAG
- the CET1 gene encoding polynucleotide 5'-phosphatase, translated as MKPNRGLSLTDLVNHDDTPPLKTDNVVQPQANVQIGSVPEATQPGAPAVGPAVPVSGSNFNNSSASQGGLQSSSAFGPGKAAEESDETDTDDEPGEIVFANTKFKFDDEEPSVKKSPAKKPTVAKEKETQVKKEPEPEPKAESKAESKAESKAEVKPEVKPEPEIKSKPEEKVEIQPKPQTSLEQDDKTTPSSAAHAKKENNDIFKQKSSNASVKNNIKKDLMILNELSSSSLPKRYNIPPIWARKWKPTVKALQAIDSKNLKLDDSILSFIPEDDLTKSVQDWIYATLVSVEPQLRQFVEIEMKYGVIIDPTSSSRVNPPVSSQCVFTDLDSTMKPDVDERVFDEFNRYMRNLSELNENMGKFNIIESHTSDLSYRVRTHTERPKFLRMTKDVNTGRIAQFIEKRKISQLLLYSPKDSYDCKISISLELPVPESDPPEKYSNHTPTGNRIKKRTSYIHNDSCTRFDITKVENKPVRVNNNKKDRNEEPETTYEVELEINTPALLEAYDNIQHDSKQYAAIVRTFLNNGTIVRRKLSSLSYDIFQGSNKL; from the coding sequence ATGAAACCTAACAGGGGCCTTTCTTTGACAGATTTGGTCAACCATGACGATACTCCACCATTAAAGACAGACAATGTGGTTCAGCCTCAGGCAAATGTACAGATTGGAAGCGTTCCAGAAGCAACACAACCAGGGGCACCGGCTGTAGGTCCGGCAGTGCCTGTTTCTGGTTCCAATTTCAATAATTCCAGTGCCTCTCAAGGTGGACTGCAGTCTAGTTCGGCGTTCGGTCCAGGGAaggcagcagaagaaagcGACGAAACTGATACTGACGATGAGCCTGGAGAAATTGTGTTTGCTAACACGAAGTTCAAGTTTGATGACGAGGAGCCTTCTGTGAAGAAGTCACCAGCGAAGAAGCCAACTGTTGCTAAGGAGAAGGAAACTCAAGTTAAAAAGGAGCCAGAGCCAGAGCCAAAGGCAGAATCAAAGGCAGAATCAAAGGCAGAATCAAAGGCAGAGGTAAAGCCAGAGGTAAAGCCAGAACCGGAGATAAAATCAAAGCCAGAGGAAAAAGTAGAAATTCAGCCAAAACCACAGACAAGCCTAGAACAAGATGACAAAACAACACCTTCTTCCGCCGCACATGCtaagaaggaaaacaaTGATATCTTCAAACAAAAGTCCAGCAATGCCTCCGTTAAGAACAACATCAAAAAGGATCTCATGATATTGAACGAGCTCTCGTCTTCATCGTTACCAAAGAGGTACAATATCCCCCCAATTTGGGCAAGAAAGTGGAAGCCTACCGTGAAAGCATTGCAAGCAATTGACTCTAAAAATTTAAAGCTCGATGATTCTATTCTATCGTTCATTCCTGAGGACGATTTAACGAAATCCGTTCAAGACTGGATCTATGCAACCTTAGTGTCCGTGGAACCCCAACTAAGGCAGTTcgttgaaattgaaatgaaatacGGTGTTATTATCGATCCAACCAGCTCGAGTCGTGTCAACCCGCCAGTATCGTCTCAATGTGTTTTCACAGATTTAGATTCCACAATGAAACCAGACGTAGATGAAAGAGTCTTTGACGAATTCAATAGGTATATGAGAAACCTTTCAGAATTAAACGAAAACATGGGTAAATTCAATATAATAGAATCTCATACCTCAGATTTAAGCTATAGAGTTCGTACACATACCGAAAGACCTAAATTTTTGAGAATGACAAAGGACGTTAATACTGGAAGAATAGCCCAATTCAtcgaaaagagaaaaatctCTCAATTACTCCTCTACTCCCCAAAGGATAGTTACGATTGTAAAATTTCCATCAGTTTAGAACTTCCGGTTCCAGAAAGTGATCCTCCAGAAAAGTACAGTAACCACACTCCAACCGGAAATCGTATAAAGAAACGTACAAGTTATATTCACAATGACTCTTGTACAAGGTTTGATATCACAAAGgttgaaaacaaaccaGTTAGAGttaacaataataaaaaggACAGAAACGAGGAGCCTGAAACCACATACGAAGTGGAACTAGAAATCAACACACCTGCCTTATTAGAAGCATATGATAATATTCAGCATGATAGTAAACAATATGCTGCAATTGTCAGGACGTTCTTGAATAACGGTACCATTGTTAGAAGGAAACTTTCATCTTTATCCTACGATATCTTCCAAGGTTCCAATAAACTTTGA
- the FPY1 gene encoding flavin adenine dinucleotide pyrophosphatase — translation MQAVQRNIIRKMSGINAACVIIGDEVLNGKITDTNSRFFAQYCYNLGINLREIATVGDSEEQIVSTIRRLTPENDFIITSGGIGPTHDDITYESVAKSFNLPVAIDGECQRRMHKISSPESRLSEQALKDFYRMATLPKGASVKNYYLVEDYWVPVVSIENKVFVLPGIPQMFERLLNGLKPVIKQLYKLNPNHSEDFRRYFVKTKLSESEISQYLRDLQSRANEVSPDIKIGSYPHFGQGFNTVSILGIKKHEDFLREITKQTVEQLKGEEISEEQEKAYSDNR, via the coding sequence ATGCAAGCTGTGCAACGTAATATCATTCGTAAAATGTCTGGAATTAATGCAGCATGTGTGATTATAGGAGATGAGGTTTTGAATGGGAAGATTACGGATACAAACAGTCGATTTTTTGCCCAGTACTGTTACAATCTTGGTATTAATCTGAGGGAAATAGCGACAGTGGGTGATAGTGAAGAACAAATTGTTAGCACCATTCGTCGTTTAACACCTGAAAATGATTTTATAATAACTAGTGGAGGTATTGGACCTACTCATGATGATATTACTTACGAATCGGTAGCAAAAAGTTTTAACCTTCCAGTTGCAATTGATGGAGAGTGTCAGAGAAGAATGCATAAAATATCCTCTCCTGAGTCTCGTTTGAGTGAAcaagctttgaaagattTCTACCGTATGGCTACTTTGCCTAAAGGGGCCTCTGTCAAAAACTACTATTTGGTGGAGGATTATTGGGTGCCCGTAGtttcaattgaaaacaaagtttTCGTCTTACCGGGGATACCGCAGATGTTTGAAAGGCTGTTAAATGGTCTCAAGCCTGTGATCAAACAATTGTATAAGCTAAATCCCAACCACAGTGAGGATTTTAGAAGATACTTTGTTAAAACGAAACtatctgaatctgaaatCTCTCAGTACTTAAGAGACCTACAGTCACGTGCCAACGAAGTATCTCCAGATATCAAAATAGGTTCTTACCCACACTTTGGCCAGGGATTTAACACGGTTAGCATCTTAGGCATAAAAAAGCATGAAGATTTCTTGCGTGAAATCACAAAGCAAACTGTTGAGCAGTTGAAAGGTGAAGAGATTAGcgaagaacaagaaaaagcaTATTCTGATAACAGGTAA